Proteins encoded by one window of Polyangiaceae bacterium:
- a CDS encoding protein kinase: MPLVPGPRRARAAIVDRRYVVHDEIGVGGMSVVYRATDLLTDRAVALKLLEPPTSQSSKPPSELNLVPTLVGTPEAKLAPTAPELPETDTGGSPKGKAAGYPSASQQHLIAIANEFKVLASLRHPHVIKVYDYGFDSGQPYLTMELLEDAVNFREATKKLPPSGRVGLGLQLLEALAYLHRHGVLHRDVKPGNVLVTSGGQVKLLDFGVAALRDDIPNFAGTLSYMAPEVYARQLPTEASDLFAVGVMLFEALTGRYPFDASNAERLRDQILNHTPEFSVLLDLPTQVSAGGDERAVDESTQLATPEQLKRARGRRAGATSNVTETTIDGVLRRLMAKRPEGRYSNAAAVIADLSEVTGRTRPQRASDVRESYLQSARFIGRRTELEQLEDAVRALQAGVGGFVLLRGESGVGKSRLLSELRTRARVRGLSVQVRQAIDGAQAPYQIWRDPLRALLLGARGLTDNELSALSVLVPDAARLLSRQIPPFIAPDPTIARDAMFGAVMALLAKQAAPLLLMLEDLHWMGPESQSLLERILPMTLRLPLLIVGSYRDDERPTLASELGDPDQLWLGRLSERELASLTTSVLGDRGGDPALIGFLAEQTEGNAFFAVEVLRALAEEAGSLEAVRPADGQVMTSGMDGVLRRRLNRVPSHALPVLELAAITGRQFDLELLAELSRRDDVEDLLLRSRPVVELSEDRWRFSHDKLREALLSGMRGEQRRAYHASVGRYFEVRMQQDRRLAPLAAHHFREAGLSSDELLAVSVAGEQLLLDGAYARALESLERAMELQNVVPELEQRDQLALSLQLNLGTVYLVTRGFASKEMRWAFDRAGALARRVGAHEQLFRVLFGQSVSHLFRGELKGASELADQCLGIANETGDADLLLEAEFAVGNKAFWLAEFNQAEAHVQRVFELFNPERVMHHVQLFAQNPRMTCLTYGAWNAAVTGHFELARARGDEAWAMADGMNHDFSRAIARQIQGITSQILGERENAGVRGEDLLRLAGEFPIYRTTGQMLSGWAALEAAPEQALAEMMSAWGGWQAMGAGLAASFYGVMLAEGHWRVRAFRDGLNFIDVVIDGARSRQELAFESELLRWRGELLHGAGSDEAIPQLVAAVDLARERGAPAFVLSASTTLARIQVAKGDRVAARAALETALAEVPDAESTVPSSNATTGRALGAKPVPLVQRARALLADLR, encoded by the coding sequence ATGCCGTTGGTGCCCGGACCCCGTCGTGCGAGAGCTGCGATCGTCGATCGCCGCTACGTAGTTCACGACGAAATCGGGGTCGGAGGCATGAGCGTCGTCTATCGAGCGACGGATCTGCTGACCGACCGTGCGGTTGCGCTGAAGTTGCTAGAGCCTCCAACCTCCCAAAGCTCCAAACCGCCGTCGGAGCTGAACCTCGTGCCCACCCTCGTGGGGACCCCGGAGGCCAAGCTGGCGCCCACGGCGCCGGAATTGCCTGAAACCGACACCGGGGGGAGCCCCAAGGGCAAGGCGGCTGGCTACCCATCGGCGAGCCAGCAGCACCTGATTGCGATCGCGAACGAGTTCAAGGTGCTGGCGTCGCTCCGCCATCCCCATGTGATCAAGGTCTATGATTACGGGTTCGATTCAGGTCAACCCTACCTCACCATGGAGCTGCTGGAAGACGCAGTTAACTTCCGCGAGGCAACAAAAAAGCTGCCTCCGTCGGGAAGAGTCGGTCTGGGGCTGCAGTTGCTGGAGGCGCTCGCCTACCTGCATCGCCACGGGGTGCTTCACAGGGACGTGAAGCCGGGCAACGTGCTGGTGACGAGCGGTGGGCAGGTCAAGCTGTTGGACTTTGGGGTCGCTGCGCTGCGGGACGACATCCCGAACTTTGCAGGCACCCTGAGCTACATGGCACCCGAGGTGTACGCTCGTCAGCTCCCCACGGAAGCAAGCGACCTTTTCGCGGTCGGTGTCATGTTGTTCGAGGCGCTCACCGGGCGCTATCCCTTCGACGCATCGAACGCCGAGCGCCTACGCGATCAAATCCTCAACCACACCCCGGAGTTCAGCGTGCTCCTGGATCTGCCAACCCAAGTGAGTGCTGGCGGCGACGAGCGTGCGGTGGATGAGTCGACACAGCTTGCCACGCCGGAGCAGCTAAAGCGCGCGCGCGGTCGCAGGGCGGGGGCCACCAGCAACGTCACGGAAACGACCATTGATGGCGTGCTGCGCCGCTTGATGGCCAAGCGTCCCGAGGGACGCTACTCGAATGCTGCTGCGGTGATTGCCGATCTCAGTGAAGTGACCGGGCGCACCCGGCCGCAGCGTGCGTCCGATGTGCGCGAGAGCTACCTCCAGTCAGCGCGCTTCATCGGGCGTCGCACGGAGCTCGAGCAGCTCGAAGATGCCGTGCGTGCGTTGCAGGCAGGCGTTGGAGGTTTCGTCCTGCTCCGGGGGGAGAGCGGCGTCGGCAAGTCGAGGTTGCTGTCGGAGCTGCGCACCCGCGCCCGCGTGCGCGGGCTGTCTGTGCAGGTGAGGCAGGCGATCGACGGTGCTCAGGCCCCGTATCAAATCTGGCGTGATCCGTTGCGCGCGTTGTTACTCGGTGCGCGCGGCCTCACTGACAATGAGCTCTCTGCGCTGTCCGTGCTGGTGCCTGATGCTGCCCGTTTGCTGAGCCGGCAGATCCCACCGTTCATCGCTCCCGATCCGACCATCGCCCGTGACGCGATGTTTGGTGCCGTGATGGCCCTGCTGGCGAAGCAGGCTGCGCCGCTGCTCTTGATGCTCGAGGATCTGCACTGGATGGGGCCGGAGAGCCAGTCGCTGCTGGAGCGCATTCTCCCGATGACGCTGCGCCTCCCGCTCCTGATTGTGGGTAGCTACCGCGACGACGAGCGTCCAACGCTCGCCAGCGAGCTTGGGGACCCAGACCAACTTTGGCTAGGCAGGCTCAGCGAGCGTGAACTGGCGTCCCTGACCACCTCTGTGCTTGGCGATCGCGGTGGTGACCCTGCGCTGATTGGTTTCCTTGCGGAACAAACTGAGGGCAACGCGTTCTTCGCGGTCGAGGTGTTGCGCGCACTAGCAGAAGAGGCCGGGAGCCTGGAAGCCGTACGCCCGGCGGACGGCCAGGTGATGACGAGCGGGATGGATGGCGTCTTGCGTCGGCGTTTGAACCGCGTTCCGTCGCATGCCTTACCGGTGTTGGAGCTGGCCGCGATTACAGGGCGCCAGTTCGATCTCGAGCTACTCGCCGAGCTCTCCCGGCGAGACGACGTAGAAGACCTCTTGCTTCGTTCGCGTCCGGTCGTGGAGCTGTCGGAAGACCGCTGGCGCTTCAGTCACGACAAGCTGCGGGAAGCGCTCTTGAGCGGTATGCGAGGCGAGCAGCGTCGCGCCTATCACGCGAGCGTGGGGCGCTACTTCGAGGTTCGCATGCAGCAGGATCGGCGCCTCGCGCCGCTTGCTGCCCATCACTTCCGAGAGGCGGGGCTCAGCTCCGATGAGCTACTCGCGGTGAGCGTCGCCGGAGAGCAGCTGCTGCTCGACGGCGCCTATGCCCGAGCCCTCGAGTCCTTGGAGCGCGCAATGGAGCTCCAAAACGTCGTCCCCGAGCTTGAGCAGCGGGACCAGCTGGCGCTGTCGCTCCAACTGAATCTGGGCACTGTTTATTTGGTGACTCGAGGCTTTGCCTCCAAGGAGATGCGCTGGGCGTTCGACCGCGCAGGCGCGCTCGCCAGGCGCGTGGGTGCGCACGAGCAGCTGTTTCGCGTGTTGTTTGGGCAGAGTGTCTCTCACTTGTTCCGTGGGGAATTAAAAGGCGCGAGCGAGCTCGCCGACCAATGCCTGGGTATCGCCAACGAGACCGGGGATGCCGATCTGTTGCTGGAAGCGGAGTTTGCCGTCGGCAACAAGGCGTTTTGGCTGGCGGAGTTCAACCAGGCGGAAGCGCACGTACAACGCGTGTTTGAGCTGTTCAACCCGGAGCGGGTGATGCACCACGTGCAGCTCTTCGCCCAGAACCCGCGGATGACTTGCTTGACCTACGGCGCGTGGAACGCGGCCGTGACTGGGCACTTCGAGCTCGCCCGCGCTCGCGGTGATGAAGCGTGGGCCATGGCTGATGGGATGAACCACGACTTCAGCCGCGCCATCGCTCGGCAGATTCAGGGGATCACCAGTCAGATCCTCGGGGAGCGCGAGAACGCCGGCGTACGGGGAGAGGATTTGCTGCGCCTGGCGGGGGAGTTTCCAATCTATCGCACCACGGGTCAGATGCTCTCTGGCTGGGCGGCGCTCGAAGCGGCTCCGGAACAAGCGCTGGCGGAGATGATGTCTGCGTGGGGCGGGTGGCAAGCGATGGGAGCGGGGCTCGCGGCCAGCTTCTACGGAGTCATGCTCGCCGAGGGGCACTGGCGAGTGCGCGCTTTCAGGGATGGCCTGAACTTCATCGATGTCGTGATCGATGGTGCGCGCTCGCGTCAGGAGCTTGCCTTCGAGAGCGAGCTACTGCGCTGGCGGGGAGAGCTGCTCCACGGCGCGGGTAGCGACGAGGCGATCCCTCAGCTGGTGGCCGCTGTTGACCTCGCCCGCGAGCGTGGTGCACCCGCTTTCGTGTTGTCGGCCTCGACCACTTTGGCTCGCATTCAGGTGGCCAAGGGCGACCGCGTGGCTGCGCGCGCGGCCCTCGAAACCGCGCTCGCCGAGGTGCCTGACGCTGAATCCACGGTTCCGAGTTCCAATGCGACAACAGGGCGCGCTTTGGGTGCCAAGCCCGTTCCGTTGGTGCAGCGTGCCCGCGCGTTGCTCGCAGATCTGCGGTAG
- a CDS encoding DUF917 domain-containing protein: protein MRELKKEAIEDILQGATILGAGGGGPLVIGKQIAAEIIASGRPLRLADPDEDVADDARMAVSAVVGSPDATLDNFDFGAAPTAFKFLEEIDGKPLSFVLAGEVGAGNSLIPMSTAAKGGIPVVDAAGARRAIPEFSMCTYASNNVPISPIAMANSDEHLRLDTQDPTSANNAIHGIISGGTFHQYVGVAFWTMTGKTMKQSAMLHTTTYAEGLGAALRKAKDPVQAVVEYLGGELLFTGKITRTNEETSGGFDLGYVVLTDKSGTEFWIYNQNENLMGWRSDQAAPVIMSPDLICYLTTDGKVFSNADLSIAKDKEVAIIAAPSPSEMRADSIVQAFLDVYKTIGYAGPYTPFEPCR, encoded by the coding sequence ATGCGCGAGCTGAAGAAAGAAGCTATCGAGGACATCCTGCAGGGGGCAACCATCCTAGGAGCGGGAGGTGGCGGTCCGCTCGTCATCGGAAAGCAGATCGCGGCCGAGATCATCGCGTCGGGGCGCCCCCTGCGGCTTGCAGACCCAGACGAAGACGTGGCGGATGATGCTCGAATGGCGGTCAGTGCAGTCGTCGGTTCGCCTGATGCCACCTTGGACAACTTTGATTTCGGGGCAGCACCGACGGCATTTAAGTTCCTCGAGGAAATCGACGGTAAGCCGCTGTCATTCGTGCTGGCGGGCGAAGTGGGGGCAGGAAACAGCCTGATCCCCATGAGCACCGCCGCCAAGGGAGGGATCCCAGTGGTGGACGCCGCTGGTGCGCGGCGGGCGATTCCTGAGTTCTCCATGTGCACGTACGCATCCAACAACGTGCCCATCTCACCCATCGCGATGGCGAACAGTGACGAGCACTTGCGGCTCGATACTCAAGACCCGACGAGCGCGAACAACGCCATTCACGGGATCATCTCTGGTGGCACCTTTCACCAATACGTGGGCGTCGCGTTCTGGACCATGACCGGAAAGACGATGAAGCAAAGCGCGATGCTTCACACGACGACCTACGCAGAGGGGCTCGGCGCGGCGCTGCGCAAGGCCAAGGATCCGGTTCAAGCCGTGGTGGAGTACCTCGGCGGCGAGCTGCTCTTCACGGGGAAAATCACCCGCACGAACGAGGAGACGAGCGGCGGCTTCGACCTCGGATACGTCGTGCTGACGGACAAATCGGGGACCGAGTTCTGGATCTACAACCAGAACGAGAACCTGATGGGTTGGCGCTCCGATCAGGCTGCACCAGTGATCATGTCGCCAGACCTGATTTGCTACCTCACCACGGACGGGAAGGTGTTCTCCAACGCGGATTTGAGCATCGCCAAGGACAAGGAAGTCGCCATCATCGCTGCTCCCTCCCCGAGCGAGATGCGCGCTGACTCCATCGTCCAGGCCTTCCTCGATGTCTACAAAACCATCGGCTACGCCGGACCGTACACCCCGTTCGAGCCTTGCCGTTGA